From one Callithrix jacchus isolate 240 chromosome 2, calJac240_pri, whole genome shotgun sequence genomic stretch:
- the SPRY4 gene encoding protein sprouty homolog 4, whose product MEPPIPQSAPLTPSSVMVQPLLDSRMSHSRLQHPLTILPIDQMKTSHVENDYIDNPGLAPTTGPKRTRGGAPELAPTPARCDQDITHHWISFSGRPSSVSSSSSTSSDQRLLDHMAPPPVADQASPRAVRIQPKVVHCKPLDIKGPAVPPELDKHFLLCEACGKCKCKECASPRTLPSCWVCNQECLCSAQTLVNYGTCMCLVQGIFYHCTNEDDEGSCADHPCSCSRSNCCARWSFMGALSVVLPCLLCYLPATGCVKLAQRGYDRLRRPGCRCKHTNSVICKAASGDAKTSRPDKPF is encoded by the coding sequence ATGGAGCCCCCGATCCCACAGAGCGCTCCCTTGACTCCCAGCTCAGTCATGGTCCAGCCCCTTCTTGATAGCCGGATGTCCCACAGCCGGCTCCAGCACCCACTCACCATCCTACCCATTGACCAGATGAAGACCAGCCACGTGGAGAATGACTACATAGACAACCCTGGCCTGGCACCCACCACCGGCCCAAAGCGAACCCGGGGCGGGGCCCCAGAGCTGGCCCCGACGCCGGCCCGCTGTGACCAGGACATCACCCACCACTGGATCTCCTTCAGTGGGCGCCCCAGCTCtgtgagcagcagcagcagcacatcCTCCGACCAACGGCTCTTAGACCACATGGCACCACCACCCGTGGCCGACCAGGCCTCGCCAAGGGCTGTGCGCATCCAGCCCAAGGTGGTCCACTGCAAGCCACTGGACATCAAGGGCCCGGCGGTCCCACCCGAGCTGGACAAGCACTTCTTGCTGTGCGAGGCCTGTGGGAAGTGTAAGTGCAAGGAGTGTGCATCGCCCCGGACGTTGCCCTCCTGCTGGGTCTGCAACCAGGAGTGTCTGTGCTCAGCCCAGACCCTGGTCAACTACGGCACATGCATGTGTCTGGTGCAGGGCATCTTCTACCACTGCACAAATGAGGACGATGAGGGCTCCTGTGCTGACCACCCCTGCTCCTGCTCCCGCTCCAACTGCTGCGCCCGCTGGTCCTTCATGGGTGCTCTCTCCGTGGTGCTGCCCTGCCTGCTCTGCTACCTGCCTGCCACTGGCTGCGTGAAGCTGGCCCAGCGCGGCTACGACCGTCTGCGCCGCCCTGGTTGCCGCTGCAAGCACACGAACAGCGTCATCTGCAAAGCAGCCAGCGGGGATGCCAAGACCAGCAGGCCCGACAAGCCTTTCTGA